Proteins encoded together in one Kingella oralis window:
- a CDS encoding MetQ/NlpA family ABC transporter substrate-binding protein, translating to MTTFSKLTLAGAIAFALAACGQGGSSTPAASSASGSNAPVVEKTEIKFGTTPGDFGTMVTDKIKPMLEKQGYKVTLTEFPDYVTPNKALAEGAIDINVFQHKPYLDGFKAEHKLDLTEVFQVPTAPLGLYPGKLAALDQVKNGSTVAVPDDPSNFARALVMLNELGWLKLKDNIDPLKASKADIAENTKDIKLVEMEAANLPRSRQDVDFAVVNGNYAMSSGMKLTEALFQEPSFAYVNWAAVRTADKDSKWVKDVAAAYNSDEFKQYALQRFAGYKYPAAWGENAAQNAVKEASAASAASAAK from the coding sequence ATGACAACATTCAGTAAACTAACGCTCGCCGGTGCCATCGCTTTTGCGTTGGCGGCTTGCGGGCAAGGTGGCAGCTCTACGCCTGCTGCGTCCTCTGCATCAGGTTCAAACGCGCCCGTTGTAGAAAAAACCGAAATCAAATTCGGCACAACCCCGGGCGATTTCGGCACGATGGTTACCGATAAAATCAAGCCCATGTTGGAAAAACAAGGCTACAAAGTAACGCTAACAGAGTTCCCCGACTACGTTACACCCAATAAAGCCCTCGCCGAAGGCGCGATTGACATCAACGTTTTCCAACATAAGCCCTATTTGGATGGCTTCAAAGCCGAGCACAAATTGGATTTGACCGAAGTGTTCCAAGTGCCCACCGCGCCGCTTGGCTTGTATCCGGGCAAATTGGCCGCGCTTGACCAAGTGAAAAACGGCAGCACCGTTGCCGTGCCCGACGACCCGTCTAACTTCGCCCGCGCTTTGGTGATGCTGAACGAGCTGGGCTGGTTGAAATTGAAAGACAACATCGACCCGCTCAAAGCATCCAAAGCCGATATCGCGGAAAACACCAAAGACATCAAGCTGGTAGAAATGGAAGCCGCGAACTTGCCACGCAGCCGTCAAGATGTTGATTTTGCGGTGGTAAACGGCAACTATGCGATGTCCAGCGGCATGAAGCTGACCGAAGCGCTGTTCCAAGAGCCTAGCTTTGCCTATGTGAACTGGGCGGCCGTTCGCACCGCCGATAAAGACAGCAAATGGGTGAAAGACGTAGCCGCCGCGTACAATTCAGACGAATTCAAACAATACGCGTTGCAACGCTTCGCGGGCTACAAATACCCGGCCGCTTGGGGCGAAAACGCCGCGCAAAACGCGGTAAAAGAAGCTTCTGCCGCTTCTGCTGCGTCTGCCGCCAAATAA